ATCGGCGCCATAAGCCTTCCGGCGGTCCTCGTCGGTCATGTCATGCAGGATGACCCCCACGTCGAGCCCCAGGAATCGATATACGGCCCCCATCCAATCCGCGTCTCTTCCGGCCAGATAGTCGTTCACGGTGACCACGTGAACGCCCCTTCCCGCAATCGCATTCAGATATACGGGCATGGTGGCGGCGAGAGTCTTTCCCTCGCCGGTTTTCATTTCCGCGATTTTGCCCTGGTGGAGGACCAGGCCTCCCATGATCTGAACGTCAAACGGACGCTGTCCCAGCGTTCGAATCGACGCTTCCCTCACAACGGCAAACGCCTCCGGCAGGATCTCATCCAGGGGCGCCCCCTGACTCACTCGTTCCTTCAGCGCCCCCGTTACTCCACGAAGCTCCGCGTCGCTTTTGGCCCTCATCCCCGGTTCCATCAGATTGATTTGATCCACCAGAGGGGCGAGCTTCTTCAGCTCTCGTTCGTTCTTTGTACCAACAACCTTCGTGATCAAACTGGATAACATAC
The genomic region above belongs to Deltaproteobacteria bacterium and contains:
- the secA gene encoding preprotein translocase subunit SecA (functions in protein export; can interact with acidic membrane phospholipids and the SecYEG protein complex; binds to preproteins; binds to ATP and undergoes a conformational change to promote membrane insertion of SecA/bound preprotein; ATP hydrolysis appears to drive release of the preprotein from SecA and deinsertion of SecA from the membrane; additional proteins SecD/F/YajC aid SecA recycling; exists in an equilibrium between monomers and dimers; may possibly form higher order oligomers; proteins in this cluster correspond SecA1; SecA2 is not essential and seems to play a role in secretion of a subset of proteins), translated to MLSSLITKVVGTKNERELKKLAPLVDQINLMEPGMRAKSDAELRGVTGALKERVSQGAPLDEILPEAFAVVREASIRTLGQRPFDVQIMGGLVLHQGKIAEMKTGEGKTLAATMPVYLNAIAGRGVHVVTVNDYLAGRDADWMGAVYRFLGLDVGVILHDMTDEDRRKAYGADITYGTNNEFGFDYLRDNMKYSLNDYVQRDFYYAIVDEVDSILIDEARTPLIISGPSDESTELYYRLNQIIPKLKREADFTVEEKTRTVSLTEEGVAHSEKLLKIDNLYDPKYIEVLHHLNQALKAHSLFKRDVDYIVKNGEVIIV